In Camelina sativa cultivar DH55 chromosome 13, Cs, whole genome shotgun sequence, the genomic window GGACGCTTGTTTAGCTCATTATGACCATTTGATCAACCTCAAAGCCATGGTCGCTAAGACTGATGTCTTCCACCTCATCTCTGGAGCCTGGAAAACTCCAGCTGAGCGTTGCTTCTTGTGGATGGGTGGTTTTCGTCCATCGGAGATCATTAAGGTACGTTACATGATCACGTCTTTTCTTAGAACCATATAATATAAATGAATATTGTATATGTTGGTGAGTCTGTTTTCGGATGGATTTTTTTACTTATTCTATTCGAGCCACATCCCACACAAAATTAAGATAAGATGTGGTACTTAAATTAGTCATGATGATATTGTAGACTAATCAATATGGATGAATAAATAATcctaatttttttggaattttactATAATTAACCATATTAAATTCTACCATACAAGCTAAAATAATCCAGAATAGAATTGATTAACATCAATTTCTGTGGATAACTtgcaaaagataaaataataatgactgAAAACTGTGACGTTcgttttattattatgatcGTACATGTGCATAGAATATAGTACTAAAAACTTTATTCAGttactaaaaataattttctcgTTCTTATAAAAAATTCGTCTTTGATTTTCATAAAGAGGGTACGGTGTAGCTAGTAATAATAGATAAGACAGACTCTATATAGTGATATTGTTGGACGAGGTATATATAGTAATGTATACATAACATCGCATGGGGTGAACTATAGATGTATAAAACCGACCTATATACGTGTATGTCTTAAGATAATAATAAAGGTACACgtaaaattaatgttaaaaacaaataaagaatgCATGCAATTGTGTGTGATATGATAGCGAAGTATTTCTAGAAATGGTTAGGTTTTGGCATAATGTAAAAGAAAGTACCTGTCTGTTTTTTTCGATTCATGCATGGTCCATAgggggagagggagagagagaaacataGACCTCCATGAACTTTAACAGAGAATGCCATAGTATAATAagtatattaaaagaaaataaataaatcttgtCGTTTAACCTTTTTAGCAAGCTCATACGTACGTTGGATAATTAtcctattataatttttgtaaaataattccGTAAAGCCTTTTTGACCTATgatttatcataattaatatgTGTATAAACTacgatatatataaattgatgtATGGATGGTGTGCAAACCTGACAAGACCTTTGGCAATGTCTCAATCTTATATCCATTTtagtgaaaacaaaaaggaaagaagagattTTGGGTGTAGCTAGTAACTTGTGCATAGTACACTACACATTTAATGCATTCAACGTTCTTTATGCATCGATTAAGACCATTGCTAGCTAGTTCTCTAAAGTATTCAACTTGTATATGTGTTAATTTTGAGCCGCATTCCGCCATGCAGGTGATTGTGAACCAAATAGAACCATTGACGGAGCAACAAATAGTTGGGATTTGCGGGCTGCAACAGTCCACACAAGAGGCCGAGGAGGCTCTCTCGCAAGGCCTCGAGGCATTGAATCAATCGCTTTCCGATAGTATTGTCTCCGACTCTCTCCCGCCTGCATCCGCACCACTTCCTCCTCATCTATCCAATTTCATGTCACACATGTCCTTAGCTCTCAACAAGCTCTCTGCTCTTGAGAGCTTCGTTCTCCAGGTACCATCTATTTCTTAAAGCTATTATAATAcctagggatttttttttttatatctcgGATATACggaaattatataaaagtgGACCCCTATAGGGGATCGGATGTGGTCCTAATCGAACTAGGAATACATATTTTGATTCTTTGAACTACTCCTTATTAAACACAActaaactatcatatatttataatatacatatatatatatatatggttggtaTAACACGCtatctaaatttatatagatgttttgtatgtatgtgtatgtttgcatacaacttatatatatatatatatatatatgtaggtaACGTCGGCTATTATTAGTTAGACGACATTCGTAATAGTGTATAAgtatagtaataaaaaaatagtggTTGATTTTTGTATGGATTATAAGAGGCTGTTAAAATCACTAATTTGAAAACTTATTATTTACgcattaccatatatatatgaaatgaaaaGTATTTAAACTCTTGATTCCGACATTATGCAAGTAGGTCTCTAACAAACACTTATCTTGTCTTATATAAACTTGGTCGGGTTGCTTTTGTTAGAAGACTAAGTTTATTAGAGCATCTTTAGTGGTGAGAAGGTGTCACcgttattcaaagaaaaaaaaacttaatattttaatatatgactaataAGTGATTGACATGTGTTAAAAAACACTGAGAATCGTTTCTTCCGCCAGTAACTGCAGCAACGATTCTTTACTTTCTCTCccctatttatatttttttatttgtttttattaaaagaattgGGGAGAAAGCAACGCCATTAATCATGGTCTTAgtaatactatatttattttccCAATTATTTACCAATTTAGAACGGGCAGGTTTATgcaagaaattatatatatgcttgtgTATTAATGTATCAACCTATAGGCTAATACAATAAAAATCGGCATCTTTCTGTATTTTTCTCgtgtttttttcaattaaaataaaattggtcTTCGTGTTTAGATACACGATATACGACCtttcatctatatattatttgaatttctaaaaatcaaaacaaaaagagaaaggtcCAACTTTAAAAGAGGCAGTAAATATGGGGTTAGTTTACTAAAAAAGGGATGATGGGGTTTCAAACTTCTCTAAACGCACGTGACAATTGCCACCATGATTGTATATATTCACATATATGCAGTCCAAATGCaaatactattatatatatatatatatatatatatatcacatcaAAATGGAAACAAGGATTGCTTGGAGCCCATATCGTTGCATGATATCATGGACGTAACTGCCCGAGTATCCCGTTCCCATCCTCTCAAAACACTTTCTTGAGATTTGAGAATAATTATTCCCTTTACTTACATTTggttccacaatttttttttttttttgttgttgtctgtaCTTAATTTCATTAATGATATAGGTTaagattataattaattagtgaTCAAAAGTATCATGAAAGCATGGCGTGGGACCGAGAGTATGGAATTCATGGTTACACCTTTTTGACAATTTTGGTGTCGTGTTCTTATTAGTGTGTAGTaacaaagctttgatttttttgtttgctcgaTCAACATGTTGAATAATCGGCATGCATTAGTCGTCAATcaacaatataatttatacataatacataatGTTAATTTATGGATAATTAATTCCATTATAATGCATGCTTggtcttttatcttttttttttcctatagaTAATAATCTTTTACACTCTGAATTATGAGACTATTATTTAGTTACTGTCCAGTTTCATTAATTGTCTTAGTCAATAACATGAACACTACTCTGTCCATATTTTGATCTGCTTCTATTTCTTCATTTTCACTTTACTTATTTAGTTTTTGGactaatacattaaaaaaacttacagGCGGACAATTTGAGGCACCAAACGATCCATAGGCTGAACCAATTGTTGACGACACGTCAAGAAGCACGGTGTCTTCTAGCAGTTGCTGAGTACTTTCACCGTCTCCAAGCTCTAAGTTCTCTCTGGCTAGCCCGTCCTCGACAAGACGGATGATACTAAAACAAACTGATGATGAaggaaaccaaaagaaacacaaGAGAATAGGTTGATTAGTTAGCCAGCTTGacctctctatatatatattgtctctcTACTCAAATACAGTACAACTAGGGAAAATTAAAATTGCTTGGcttctttttgttatatgattttgataaagATGATAGACAACTATTTCCATACCTTTTAAGTCTTCCTTGCgcaagtggaaaaaaaaaaaaacaaaaaactttgatCTTCAGTTTCGAACACAAGGACATATAGATACCAAGAATATGAAAGAGaattgaaagaaaagagaatgctGGCAAAAATTGCAACTGCATGCAAGAGAGAGggacttgtaagttgtaacttgtTAGGTCAAATTAAAGCATTGACCAGTGAGGAAGGTGACAAATGGTGAGTGTTTTAGGATACCATCAGGGACTTGGGATCAGTAACGTTTTGCTTTGGGCTCAACGCCACccctctcctttcttcttcactttttcatttctttgcTGTCACCACACCAGTGTTTTCCAGTCTTTTTCTCacttaataatttgtttttattattattattattacactaTGGTCAAACGAATACCAGAATTTATTTTACATCACAAAAAACGAGATTGATATAGCTGCCagtttctgttttttaaaagagaaaaaaacaagttattttGGAAAAAGTAGTTTCTAACTGTTAATTTATTGAAATTGCAAAAAGATTACAAATAGCCCATAATAACTAAGCCCattacttttagggttttagtcGAAAACCCAACAACACAGTACGATACGAATGAGgagcaaaataataaaacagagaagCCGCACAAacacgaaaaacaaaaacaaaaaaaaactcacacaCACAACTTACACGAACAGAGAAGACCTGAAGCCACAAAGAAGTTTGTACCGATTCAAAGCATACAATCTGCTTTCGAAGGTAATTTCCTGAAGAAATTACTTGGAGCAGAAGGCATCTTGCTTCTGAACTTGGGATGCCTCATCCAGAACATCCCCGCCACGAGAGCTACGATCTTGAATGGCGTCACGTACAAGATCATTGCGGCGAAAAGACAAAATATCACAAACAAGCAAGTCGCACGCGGATCTCTCCAACTCAACAGTGCTTGAAACCTCTCCCCTTGCGTTGCAATGTCTCCAATAACCATCTGGATCCGACCAGCAACGCTTCTTAACCTATCATACCTCATCTTTACAACATCTTGTCCCTTTGAAGTGGGAAAAGTATCGAATTCCTCGTCCAGCTCATCGGGGCTAGCCGCTTCTGCCCAAGAGAGCTTTGTGTCCATATGAGGAGGATGACGTGGCCTGAACCGAAAACTCCAAAGTCCTATCAAGAACATGTAGAGGAACGTAGTTGGGAGTATCAGCTCCGGATAACAAATCAGTATAAAGAAGAGAACGTGGAACAGTATCGTTGTCAACGGATTCTTCCAGTAGCAGACCTCTCCTAGCCATTTGCTCATAGCAATCAAGCCTGAAAACACAGAGACTATCCTGAAGAAGTTAGCTTTGCTCCTCCTCATACTCCACATGTGTGAATCAACATCGAGCATGTACTCTACGATCTCTTTCCTTAAAGGAGGTTCTGCTCGAGATAACCGCGCTGCAACAATGCTCATCGCTTGGTATCTAAGACTGTCTAGTTGGTTCACAGTGAATGGATGGAGATAATGCATCTTTGGAAGCAGAGGATGTCCATAAAGATAGATCATGTGAGCCAAAGATAGACAAGTGAATCTCACAGCTAGTTGGACTTCTCCCATTTTCTTTAACCCTTTTGTTTGCAGAACAAGAAGAGGGTAGGAGTGAGTGTAGATTCTATCTGCTTCTAGAGTTGATAATCGGATCCTTACCTTTCCGATTCTGGCATCCACTTTGGCTCCATTGTTTGACTTCTCGCTCCCTCCAAGGTGACAGTTATCGAAAACTCCAAGTGTGATGACTGTACAAGGATCATGTACTTCCCATGTGTATTGCTCATTCCATTTAGGGTTATAGCTCTCAATGATGGTTCTTGTTCTCACCCATTTTTGTCCGTACTTGGCAACACAATACGGATCTGTTGTGGCTTTACCGTCTTTTGTTTTCATGGGAGAAAGCCCTTGAGCACTCAAGATTCCTACTTCAAGGATGCCAATAGGTTGCTTCCACAGTTGCCTTGCCGTAGGCTTTACGTCACTGATGTACAGAGTTGATTCGTCCATTACATGGTAACCGCCTTCAAGGCAAACTCGTAGGTGGATTCGGCTTGAGAACTTGAGCTCGTGTCTCTTGTCTCCTTCCAATGCCCCAAAACCGAACTTTTCGAGGTTGTACCATTTGGAATGAACAGCTCTGTGGTCTAGTCTTTTCTCAAACACGTTCAAAGGTGAGATCAGTCTCCCCATGACTTCATCTTTGGCTGATGTCACTTTGTTTTCTACCGTCAAGAAGAACTGTTCTTCAAACGGCTCTGCAGCTACAAATACAAGATCTTCGTTCCACATCGGACTCGTAGTCTTGTTAGGACATAACTTTGTTTTCAGAATCTGATTCCCAACCTGAACTTTAACGAAAGCTTGAGGCGGTTGGCTCCTGTCGCTAGGCTCAACATCTTGCGCTTCAATGACATTAACCCGCAAATACCACAGTTTTGGGGATACATAGACCTTAGACCTCACGCTTTGGACACCTTCTCCTTGAACCGAAGAAGCATCCGAGTGCCAAGCATCAGGAAACGCTTCATCAGCTTGCGTCCCAAGCCAAACCGCTACCATAACCTCTCCTCTCTTCTTACTCTCACCTCGCCTATCTTCTAATCTGTACCACTGTGGTGCAAGTGGACTATCAGGAGGAACTCTTGTAGGAACCTCACGCATATCAAACACAACCTTCCCAATGTATTCATCTCTTGTAACCATCTCCTTATCACGCACAAATACTTCGACTGTTGAGGATTGGACCTTGTCTTTTGAAAAGGCGAAAACTTGATTCCACTCAGGGTTTGTTCTTTTCTCGAAATGTTTAGTCTTTCCTTTGTAGTTTCCGATTTTCACTTCGACATAAGGATCACAGTTGCTCGTGACAGGGTTAGGAGGAAGATCCTTGGCTTTGACGACACGAACATAGAGATAAAACATTTGCTCAACAAGGTCGTATGTGCTTGCAGCTCGTTCACTACCAATCCATCCAGTTCCTCCACGCTGTCCTCCATGTGGCCATCTCTCCCCAAGCTCTGGTTTCATGTCTTTAAGCTTATAGTCTTCTTGGCTCTTAGCTCCATCTTTCGCTGCCATGGTTACTTGAACCAAAAGGTTCTCCTTTTACTTGTTTCTCTAAACGTTACAGTTCTGCACCTGACacacaaaaacagaaacataaaatTGCAGGGAAGAGCCTGAGAATTGCAGAGTTGcagaagaaagacaaaaccaGTTTCTTGGATGTAAAGAAACTAATGTATCTCCTTAGAACTGATTTAAGACCTCAATAGTTAGTAACTTAGTATTAGTATTAAGTAATTTTATTTCAGTCTCAAGCAAGATGATGATAAGATTCTCACCTGATTTAAACAGAGCTACTTAAATATTTCAAGAacaatatgtacatatatactAACGTACAAAACAAAGATGCTTTGTAGTTAGTAGCACCTTGAGATAGATATTGAAGAAGTTTCTTTGAATGAAGTTCTCTGTTTTGCTGCACCaaagaaatggagaaaaaattaagaagaagtcAAGAGTAGTATTGCATAATCAagttttgggagagagagaacGAATGAGAAACAATTCTATacacatacacaaaaaaaaaagagaggaatcaaatgaaaaaagcaaaaacgaaaaaaataaattactcttattctctctgttttttttttcttcttcttcttttagagGGAAGCtgattcttctcttttataGCGAAGCAGATTCTTTTGTTGGTCTTTTAATCTTTATGTATTATCAAGAAA contains:
- the LOC104734697 gene encoding FT-interacting protein 1; this encodes MAAKDGAKSQEDYKLKDMKPELGERWPHGGQRGGTGWIGSERAASTYDLVEQMFYLYVRVVKAKDLPPNPVTSNCDPYVEVKIGNYKGKTKHFEKRTNPEWNQVFAFSKDKVQSSTVEVFVRDKEMVTRDEYIGKVVFDMREVPTRVPPDSPLAPQWYRLEDRRGESKKRGEVMVAVWLGTQADEAFPDAWHSDASSVQGEGVQSVRSKVYVSPKLWYLRVNVIEAQDVEPSDRSQPPQAFVKVQVGNQILKTKLCPNKTTSPMWNEDLVFVAAEPFEEQFFLTVENKVTSAKDEVMGRLISPLNVFEKRLDHRAVHSKWYNLEKFGFGALEGDKRHELKFSSRIHLRVCLEGGYHVMDESTLYISDVKPTARQLWKQPIGILEVGILSAQGLSPMKTKDGKATTDPYCVAKYGQKWVRTRTIIESYNPKWNEQYTWEVHDPCTVITLGVFDNCHLGGSEKSNNGAKVDARIGKVRIRLSTLEADRIYTHSYPLLVLQTKGLKKMGEVQLAVRFTCLSLAHMIYLYGHPLLPKMHYLHPFTVNQLDSLRYQAMSIVAARLSRAEPPLRKEIVEYMLDVDSHMWSMRRSKANFFRIVSVFSGLIAMSKWLGEVCYWKNPLTTILFHVLFFILICYPELILPTTFLYMFLIGLWSFRFRPRHPPHMDTKLSWAEAASPDELDEEFDTFPTSKGQDVVKMRYDRLRSVAGRIQMVIGDIATQGERFQALLSWRDPRATCLFVIFCLFAAMILYVTPFKIVALVAGMFWMRHPKFRSKMPSAPSNFFRKLPSKADCML